The following are encoded together in the Lathyrus oleraceus cultivar Zhongwan6 chromosome 3, CAAS_Psat_ZW6_1.0, whole genome shotgun sequence genome:
- the LOC127132693 gene encoding autophagy-related protein 18a isoform X3, giving the protein MATLPASPSPPWPNPNPNLNSIPNPNFHPDQSQTLDFDSLMSPQSHHASTDSPESPPATPPSLLQLSFNQDHACFAAATDNGFRIYNCDPFRELFRREFGGGGIGHVEMLFRCNILALVGGGSHPQYPPTKVMIWDDHQGTCIGELSFRSPVSGVRLRRDRIIVVVEQKIFVYNFADLKLLHQIETIANPKGLCEVSHLTDSLVLACPGLHKGQIRIEHFSQKRTKFISAHDSRIACFALTLDGQFIATASTKGTLIRIYDAELGTLLQEVRRGANAAEIYSLAFSSTAQWLAVSSDKGIVHVFGLKVNPNVPENENSHGSSSSDAAIASPSSSRSFIKFKGVLPKYFNSEWSVARFHLHEGTQYTVAFGVEKNTVIILGMDGSFYKCQFDPAQGGEMTQLEFHNILMSETAL; this is encoded by the exons ATGGCCACTCTTCCTGCTTCTCCTTCTCCACCTTGGCCAAACCCTAACCCTAATCTCAATTCAATTCCGAACCCTAATTTCCATCCTGATCAATCTCAAACCCTTGACTTCGATTCCCTAATGTCTCCACAATCTCACCATGCTTCCACCGATTCACCGGAGTCTCCCCCCGCCACACCGCCGTCGCTTCTTCAACTCTCCTTTAACCAGGACCACGCCTGCTTCGCTGCCGCCACTGATAACGGCTTTCGCATATATAACTGCGACCCTTTCCGCGAACTTTTTCGCCGGGAATTCGGTGGCGGAGGAATCGGCCATGTGGAGATGCTTTTCCGATGTAACATATTAGCACTTGTCGGCGGTGGGTCTCACCCTCAGTACCCTCCCACCAAAGTCATGATCTGGGATGATCATCAAGGTACGTGCATCGGTGAACTCTCGTTCCGTTCTCCCGTTAGCGGTGTTCGGCTTCGGCGGGATCGAATAATCGTCGTGGTGGAGCAGAAGATATTCGTATATAATTTCGCTGACTTGAAGCTGTTGCATCAGATTGAAACCATTGCGAACCCTAAGGGGCTTTGTGAAGTTTCGCACTTGACAGATTCTCTTGTTCTCGCTTGCCCTGGTTTGCATAAAGGCCAAATTCGTATTGAGCACTTTTCCCAGAAGAGGACCAAGTTTATTTCTGCTCATGATTCGAGAATAGCTTGCTTCGCTCTCACGCTTGATGGGCAGTTTATCGCCACTGCCAGCACCAAGGGTACTCTGATTCGGATTTATGATGCTGAACTCGGCACACTACTTCAGGAG GTAAGAAGAGGTGCAAATGCTGCAGAGATATATAGTTTGGCGTTTTCTTCCACTGCTCAGTGGTTAGCAGTTTCCAGTGACAAGGGTATTGTCCATGTTTTTGGCCTTAAGGTTAATCCCAATGTCCCTGAGAATGAAAACTCCCATGGGTCGTCGAGTTCAGATGCCGCCATTGCCTCACCTAGCTCGTCTCGCTCCTTCATTAAATTTAAAG GAGTGTTGCCCAAGTATTTCAATTCAGAGTGGTCAGTTGCTCGGTTTCACTTACACGAGGGCACTCAGTACACTGTTGCATTTGGTGTCGAAAAGAATACAGTCATAATTCTTGGCATGGATGGAAG